In Anas acuta chromosome 5, bAnaAcu1.1, whole genome shotgun sequence, a single window of DNA contains:
- the KNSTRN gene encoding small kinetochore-associated protein, with protein MAFSSKKQCVGKTLEPEFNEDPNFNFTSSIPADGVFKATNQGIPKSAKKAEPLLKKTATRGPLNRLKLEAELKAKNQLLETAKQQLHTRLTGAQSTIKELKEKNEGLVQEVEKLKKFQETCMVILESRNIDPVTGSNIVEEEEKTRECQKQTTLLTEKLLAELRVFNEAAEKEKEALQMATAKWKLAEETRQQSLEKHSSFQAEMQECSAILTELEKLLAA; from the exons ATGGCTTTTTCTTCGAAGAAACAATGTGTTGGTAAAACACTAGAGCCAGAGTTCAACGAAGATCCTAATTTTAACTTTACCTCCAGTATTCCAGCAGATGGTGTCTTCAAAGCTACTAATCAAGG GATTCCTAAATCTGCCAAGAAAGCGGAACCACTTTTGAAGAAGACTGCTACAAGAGG GCCTCTGAACAGACTCAAACTAGAAGCAGAGCTGAAGGCCAAGAATCAGCTGCTAGAAACAGCCAAGCAGCAGTTACACACCAGACTAACAGGAGCACAG AGCACTATAAAGGAATTAAAGGAGAAGAATGAAGGCCTGGTACAAGAAGTCGAGAAGCTCAAGAAGTTTCAGGAGACATGCATGGTcattttagaaagcagaaacattGATCCTG TTACAGGCAGCAACAttgtggaggaggaagaaaagacgAGGGAATGCCAGAAGCAGACAACG CTGTTGACTGAGAAGCTCCTGGCAGAACTGAGGGTATTTAATGAagcagctgaaaaagaaaaagaagcacttCAG ATGGCAACGGCTAAGTGGAAACTGGCAGAAGAAACGAGGCAGCAGTCCCTGGAGAAGCATTCTTCCTTCCAAGCAGAAATGCAGGAATGTTCAGCAATACTCACTGAGCTGGAGAAGCTTCTGGCTGCGTGA